In one Conger conger chromosome 5, fConCon1.1, whole genome shotgun sequence genomic region, the following are encoded:
- the LOC133128675 gene encoding snake venom 5'-nucleotidase-like yields the protein MGRGSTELSPVIFVSLLFCISKYASAARLELTLLHTNDAHARIEETSARSGACTKGSCFAGVARRFTKIKDIRSRERNVLLLDAGDQFQGTVWFNYYKGAEAAYFMNKLGYDAMALGNHEFDNGVDGLLKPFLQEVNCSILSANIRPQQTLAPKLAGYYEPYKIFDVNSEKVAVVGYTTRETPSLSMPGPYLMFEDEITALQIQVDKLVTMGINKIIALGHSGFATDQEIAKKVKGVDVVIGGHTNTFLYTGTPPSQEVPAGPYPFMVQSEHGYDVPVVQAYAFGKYLGSLKVTFDEAGRVVASTGNPILLDSTVPEDPDVRADVEEWKKSLANYSSQYVGNTLVYLNGTFEECRFRECNLGNLICDAMIHHNLKYADEVQWNHVSACILNSGSIRAPLDERSRNGSITMADLISVLPFGGTYDLVQLKGSTLRNAFEHSVKRHGSGTGEFLQVSGIRVELDLSKPPGERVASLSLLCTQCRVPRYEPLDADKTYKLVLPSYLADGGDGYSMISDEKLKHDSGDLDIAVVGDYISDMKRVYAAVEGRIIFTKSGSVSASHVTRPLMLLLLLGLVCTLLNI from the exons ATGGGACGGGGGTCTACTGAGCTGTCGCCGGTCATTTTTGTCTCGttgcttttctgcattagtAAATATGCTTCTGCGGCGCGCTTGGAACTAACACTGCTTCACACCAACGATGCTCATGCACGAATTGAGGAGACCAGCGCACGATCTGGCGCGTGTACAAAAGGTTCTTGCTTCGCTGGAGTGGCCAGGAgattcaccaaaatcaaggacATCAGGAGCCGAGAGCGGAATGTGTTGCTATTGGATGCGGGCGACCAATTTCAGGGCACTGTTTGGTTCAATTATTACAAGGGTGCTGAAGCGGCTTATTTTATGAATAAGCTGGGATATGACGCAATG GCATTGGGAAACCATGAGTTTGATAATGGTGTGGATGGTCTGCTCAAGCCTTTTCTACAGGAGGTGAATTGCAGCATTCTCAGTGCTAACATTAGGCCACAGCAGACCCTGGCTCCAAAGTTAGCCGGCTACTACGAGCCCTATAAGATATTTGATGTAAACTCTGAAAAGGTGGCAGTGGTAGGGTATACTACAAGGGAAACACCATCTTTGTCAATGCCAG GCCCATACTTGATGTTTGAGGATGAGATTACCGCTCTGCAAATCCAGGTAGACAAGCTTGTCACCATGGGTATTAATAAGATCATTGCCCTTGGCCACTCTGGCTTTGCTACCGACCAAGAAATTGCCAAGAAAGTAAAGGGAGTAGATGTGGTGATTGGAGGACACACCAACACATTTCTATACACTG GGACACCCCCATCGCAAGAGGTTCCTGCAGGCCCATACCCCTTTATGGTGCAGTCAGAACATGGCTATGATGTTCCGGTTGTCCAGGCCTATGCCTTTGGGAAGTACCTGGGCTCCTTAAAGGTGACCTTTGATGAGGCAGGTCGTGTAGTGGCATCAACAGGGAACCCAATCCTGCTTGATAGCACTGTACCAGAAG ATCCAGATGTCCGTGCAGATGTGGAAGAATGGAAGAAGAGCCTGGCAAATTACTCGTCTCAGTATGTGGGAAACACTCTGGTGTATCTGAATGGCACTTTTGAAGAGTGCCGTTTCAGAGAGTGTAACCTGGGAAACCTAATATGTGATGCAATG ATTCACCATAATCTCAAGTACGCAGATGAGGTTCAGTGGAACCACGTCAGCGCCTGCATCCTGAACAGCGGGTCTATACGTGCTCCTCTCGATGAGCGCAGCCGAAACG GTTCCATCACGATGGCGGACCTTATCTCCGTCTTACCGTTTGGGGGCACTTACGATCTAGTGCAGCTGAAGGGATCGACCCTGAGAAACGCCTTTGAGCATTCTGTAAAGAGACATGGCAGTGGCACTGGCGAGTTCCTTCAGGTGTCCg GGATCCGTGTTGAACTGGACCTGTCAAAGCCCCCAGGCGAACGTGTGGCAAGTTTGAGTCTCCTCTGTACCCAGTGTCGAGTGCCCCGCTACGAACCCCTGGATGCTGACAAGACTTATAAACTGGTCCTGCCATCCTACCTGGCTGATGGAGGTGATGGGTACTCCATGATCTCGGATGAGAAGCTCAAACATGACAGTG GTGACCTGGACATTGCTGTTGTTGGCGACTACATCTCGGACATGAAGCGGGTCTATGCAGCTGTGGAGGGTCGGATCATATTCACCAAATCAGGATCAGTGAGTGCTAGTCATGTGACCAGGCCGCTCATGCTCCTGCTACTCCTGGGCCTGGTCTGCACCCTGTTAAATATCTAG